The Aspergillus flavus chromosome 2, complete sequence region TTGTCACTAACCCAACCTACATATGTACTTATCAAAATCTGAACAATATCTATATCTCCACTCGGATGAGCACAGTGTCAGCTACATCTAACAGTATCCAGTAAACTCTATACCTCAATAACTCCACCACCCTTTTTCTCTCAACTAACTCATCCCTCAAACCCTAACCTCGTATACTGATGTCCCAATTTATCCATCGGCAGATTCCCAATCTGCGGAGTCTCATGGGAAGAAGCCACCTTCTCATCTGCCCAGTCCTCATGGTCCTTGAAAAAGCCCACGAATTTAAGAATCTTAACTAGCAATCCGGGATCTTGGGGTGGTTTCTTCGTTCTAACAGATATATCACATTAGCAACCTCATAAACACATCCATGAAACAGGGAGGCCAAAGGAACAAGACGAGACAAAAATAGagagataaagaaacaaaacataCCTCCCCATCCAAGCCCTCCACCCCGCAAACGTACTAACCCTCCCCACAGCATGCACGAGCAACAAATACACAATGATAGCGCTCGGCCTCGTACAATGTCCGATGGCGATCAACGCACCCCCGAAGACCGCCTCCGCGTATACGAAAGGCGAATTGACGTTCTTAGAAAAGGACAGACTGGGTCCCATCGTTccgaagagaaagattaTGATGCGGGTGTAGATAAAGCTGTGAAGAGGTACGATGGCGTCGTGGTAGTCGATTGGGTTTTGGGTGGTGTATGCTACGAGGATCTGGTACATGCGGAGGATGTTACCGCCTTGGTAGGCTGGTCCTgtttttttgtctttctagTTTTTGTCTGTGGAGAGGGTATTGAATAGGGTGGGTAGGGCTTACGTGTGTGTGGTGGATAGCCGTTTGGGAGTCGTTTGACTAGGCTTAGGGAGGTGAGGGACTGGACGTAGCAGGCTAGTACTGCTAGAAGCGTACAGTTGAAGTTGCAGTAGTAGAGGGTTAGTTCGGTTATGCCGGCGAGGACGTGCCATGGGAGGTCTGAGGTTGTTAGTTCTATGACATGGGTTTTGTATGTGCAGAGGGGAATGGTACGTTTGTGGTGACCCCGGTATGATTTGCCCCGATTGACggaaaaatatataaaaaatatgATGTATAGGCCTATGATGACAGCGTCTGAGTCATTGGTGTGAATGCGTGTGGTGGTTTTCATGGTGGGTGACTTTTTCAACGTTGTCTGTCACGGCTTGCCATAGGTTGGTCtcttgaagagagaaaactGGTTGAGAACTATTGAGATGCTTGAATCTATCAACCTTATTGTGGGAGAAGACATCGCTCAGGGTTCACAGCTCCAGGCCTATTTATATTGTGCTATTGTATACCCCCGTGGGTCTTACGTGCTTGGATGTAACCTGGTCTTCTAGTTAGCTGAGCTGAGTACTATCCCGATATCCTCGGTGGTTATACTTAGTGCATGTACTTTGTACACAGATCCACCTTTTCAAAAGCGTCGTGTGATCCTTTTCCCTGACATATAACTGTCAAATCAATTAATAAATAGGTACATGCTACGCGAGACGATATATTATCTCATCTTCTAACTAAAATTCGAATACTTATATggtattatatattactctTTGATATAGGGCCATGTTCAAAGGATCTCCAGTAACCAAATTGATAGGGTTTAGCGGCCGCCCTTAGTGCCGGGGAGGAAGTTCCAAAGCGAGGATGCCCGACAGATCACGCGAGGTAGCATATCTGATGCTATTCGGGGTATATTTACGTCATAGAAACTGGACAACGACCTGTTTGGGGAAGGTCGATAAACTGCTAGATCATGATACTGATCAACGCACGTTCAGTCTCATTGTGGAGTATAGATGTTCAAGTTCACGTGGCATTGTATGGACCACAGGAGTGAAGGCGACTCTTACAGAATTCTATCAGAAGCTTGCAGGTACGTTCAATTCGTCATTAATCTTGTTTCATTGAAATAACATACTCATCAAGTCCGTAGCGTAGCGCCAAGAGAAGAACGGGTTTTAGAGACACATCACACTCGTCATAAGTACGATTAAGATTCATGAAATAGTAATTCTCCCTTATCACAGTCACCATGGTACTGCCGTTTATGCAGACACCGCGGCCTCAGTTGCCTTCTTAAGACGTTCACCGAGGTCTGCATTCACCTTTGCAAAGAGTTCTACATCAACGTCAGTAAATGGAGCGATTACATATAGGAAAGATGTTCACATACCATAGACCGCATTGCGCAGCTGAGGAGAGCGGACATTCTTAATATGGCCTGAGAGGTTCGCAATCGTTCTGTCCTGGTGACCGGGCTCCCTGCCGATCACTTCCCAGAGAGCGGCGGGTTGGACGAAGTCATCATCGGTAATATGGCTCTGGAAATTAGTCACCTCTCCCACCCATTTCTCGTGCTCGGTCAGTCCGCTCAGCCGGGCAGCTCCCGAGTTCTTCACCTCTTGGTAGAACTTGGTAGGCTGCAAGGACGAGCCAACGTAGTTGGGGTCACCGCCGTAATTGTCGTCGAACCGCATGGCGCCATCTCTCTGGTAAGGGCAGTAGACAGGTGCCTTGGCCGCGTTCGTTGGGAGCTGTTGGTAGTTGACTCCGAGACGATACCGGGCCGCATCGGGGTAAGCGAACATACGGGCTTGGAGCACTGGTAAAGGTTAGTCAAGCGGGATATAttttggtgaagaagtaaCCTACTTGGATCAGCCGAAGGTGCAATACCGGGCACCATTGTGGATGGGGAGAAGGCCGCCTGCTCAATATCGGTGAAGTAGTTCTTGGGCTATATCGAGAACGAATTAGTATCGTGTACTTAGATCATTGCCTAAGTTGGGTGGTATTGTTGAGGCATACATTGCGGTTCATGGTCAATTTTCCAATTTGTCTCAGCGGGTAGTCCTTGTGAGACCAAACTTTGGTCATGTCAAAGATGTTCCAACGGTATTTCTCCGCGTCGGCCGGGTCCATAACCTGGACGTAGACGTTCCACACGGGGTAGTCACCCTTCTCGATGGCCTCGAACATATCCCGAATAAGATAATCGGGGTCTTCGCCTGCGATCTTGAGGGATTCCTCGGCGGTCATGTTCTTGACGCCCTGGGCGGTCTTGATGTGGAACTTGACATATTTGAATGATCCGTCCTATTGACTTGCATGTTAGCCACGTTGGCCATCTAGTGGAATGCAGAGAGTATTGGCATATTACCTCTTTAGTGAGCTTGTAAGTATGTCCACTGTAGGCATTCATGTGGCGGATAGACTTCGGTGTTCCACGATCACTGAAgaggtggagaagctcaTGGATACCTTCGGGGTTGCCGACGTGGAAGCTAAGAGTATTAATACAGGAGTTATTATACGCTTGAACCAATTGTACTTACTCCCAGAACTATAGAAGCAGTCAAAGTTAGCACTAAATCAAACTACCACTAGCCGAAAAGCAACCACGTGCGTTACTCACCATATTTGCATCCGGAAGATGAGTTGTAGGGTGTCTCTTATGCGAACGGTTCAGGGAAGGGAACTTAATCGGGTCGCGAACGAAAAAGACCGGCTGCAACCAAATCAGTAATGTTATACACTTGATACTGAAAAAATTCTGACCGTGTTGTTGAAGACCCAGTCCAAGTTACCCTCATCCGTGTAGATCTTCATGGCCCATCCGTGAACATCGCGAGTGGTATCTGCCGAACCGGCTTCAGGTCCAACTGTAGATACTCGAAGAAGGACGGGAGACTTCTTGCCAGCTTTGCTCAAGAAGCTAGCTGAAGTAATATCGGAACAATCGCTAGTGGCTTCGAACTCTCCATATGCGCTGTTTTGGGGTGTGTAAGTTTGGATTGTTTATGTTGGTGTgcgatatatatagtttcaTCACTTACCCCGCCGCCTTGGCGTGGACCACTCTAAGAACATGTTAGTAAGTATACGAGATAGATAAGCTTTGGTATGCATGGATTGAAGGGGTGCTTACCGCTCGGGAATTCTCTCACGAGAGAAATGGGCGAGAGTCTCAATGAGTTGTGTATCTTGGAGCAAAGAAAGTCCGCCACCAGAGTTGTTCCGCAGTTGAACGGTAGTGCTGTTGCTAGCAAAAGGGCAACCTACTTCAGTTAGTGGATCTCAATGCTCTCTAGAACTAGATTTTCAATTGGATCATCACCTTCTGCCAGAGTATAGTAGCGTTCAGCCATATTGAAGTTGGTATCTGCAATCAATGGATCCAGGTACAGCAGTAAAGTAGAATGGATGTATCCTTTCACAATGGCCAGGAGGAGGGGTTGACCGAGCTATATAGCCTGGAATCTTCGTGACATCCCACTATTAACTACGCAATATGGTAGTTGTTCCTGTTTCGGTTTGTCCATTGAAGGCTCTACCAATTACGAACTACATGGAGTAATATGCGTAAGT contains the following coding sequences:
- a CDS encoding catalase; amino-acid sequence: MAERYYTLAEGCPFASNSTTVQLRNNSGGGLSLLQDTQLIETLAHFSRERIPERVVHAKAAGAYGEFEATSDCSDITSASFLSKAGKKSPVLLRVSTVGPEAGSADTTRDVHGWAMKIYTDEGNLDWVFNNTPVFFVRDPIKFPSLNRSHKRHPTTHLPDANMFWDFHVGNPEGIHELLHLFSDRGTPKSIRHMNAYSGHTYKLTKEDGSFKYVKFHIKTAQGVKNMTAEESLKIAGEDPDYLIRDMFEAIEKGDYPVWNVYVQVMDPADAEKYRWNIFDMTKVWSHKDYPLRQIGKLTMNRNPKNYFTDIEQAAFSPSTMVPGIAPSADPMLQARMFAYPDAARYRLGVNYQQLPTNAAKAPVYCPYQRDGAMRFDDNYGGDPNYVGSSLQPTKFYQEVKNSGAARLSGLTEHEKWVGEVTNFQSHITDDDFVQPAALWEVIGREPGHQDRTIANLSGHIKNVRSPQLRNAVYELFAKVNADLGERLKKATEAAVSA